In one Drosophila pseudoobscura strain MV-25-SWS-2005 chromosome X, UCI_Dpse_MV25, whole genome shotgun sequence genomic region, the following are encoded:
- the LOC26533204 gene encoding uncharacterized protein codes for MNFLRTLFDGSLMAEIKDFMGIPNNGTSKIVASDNLLDQPPQKKRRVSVIPLLELADMEEPSQHRRRRTSLPNFGRIDEFSTRPVGNWTMERAVRYPTPGQVPRSPIKRRNSIGNLLKKSTKLTIRRSSF; via the exons atGAATTTCTTGAGAACTTTGTTCGACGGCTCTCTTATGGCGGAGATAAAAGATTTTATG GGCATACCAAACAACGGCACCTCGAAAATCGTAGCTTCCGACAATTTACTGGATCAGCcgccacaaaaaaaacgacGTGTTTCCGTCATTCCATTGCTGGAGCTGGCAGACATGGAGGAGCCATCGCAGCACCGTCGCCGTCGCACTTCATTGCCAAATTTCGGCAGAATCGATGAGTTCAGTACTCGTCCCGTCGGGAATTGGACCATGGAACGCGCCGTGCGCTATCCTACTCCTGGCCAAGTGCCTCGCTCACCAATTAAACGTAGAAACTCCATCGGAAACCTACTCAAAAAATCTACGAAATTAACCATAAGGCGCAGCAGCTTCTGA